A single region of the Sorghum bicolor cultivar BTx623 chromosome 7, Sorghum_bicolor_NCBIv3, whole genome shotgun sequence genome encodes:
- the LOC110437152 gene encoding biotin synthase, giving the protein MAMMLLARNLRSGLRPPLAAAFSSAPAASASAAAAEAERAIRDGPRNDWSRPEIQAVYDSPLLDLLFHGAQVHRNTHKFREVQQCTLLSIKTGGCSEDCSYCPQSSRYDTGLKAQKLMNKDAVLEAAKKAKEAGSTRFCMGAAWRETIGRKTNFNQILEYVKEIRGMGMEVCCTLGMIEKQQAEELKKAGLTAYNHNLDTSREYYPNIITTRSYDDRLQTLQHVREAGISICSGGIIGLGEAEEDRVGLLHTLATLPTHPESVPINALVAVKGTPLENQKPLEIWEMIRMIATARIVMPKAMVRLSAGRVRFSMPEQALCFLAGANSIFAGEKLLTTANNDFDADQAMFKILGLIPKAPSFGEEEVAAHADTERSEQAASM; this is encoded by the exons ATGGCCATGATGCTGCTAGCGCGCAACCTGCGCTCCGGCCTccgcccgccgctcgccgcggcGTTCTCGTCGGCcccggcggcgtcggcgtcggcggccgcggcggaggcggagagGGCGATACGGGACGGGCCGCGGAACGACTGGAGCCGGCCCGAGATCCAGGCCGTCTACGACTCCCCGCTCCTCGACCTCCTCTTCCACGGG GCTCAGGTCCACAGAAATACCCATAAATTCAGAGAAGTGCAGCAGTGCACACTTCTTTCAATCAAGACTGGTGGGTGCAGTGAAGATTGTTCTTACTGCCCTCAGTCATCAAGATACGACACTGGATTGAAGGCCCAAAAATTGATGAACAAAGATGCTGTCTTAGAAGCAGCAAAAAAG GCAAAAGAGGCTGGGAGCACCCGTTTTTGCATGGGAGCTGCATGGAGAGAAACCATTGGCAGGAAAACAAACTTCAACCAGATTCTTGAATATGTCAAGGAAATAAG GGGTATGGGCATGGAGGTCTGTTGCACACTGGGCATGATAGAGAAACAACAAGCTGAAGAACTCAAGAAGGCTGGACTTACAGCATATAATCATAACCTAGATACATCAAGAGAGTATTATCCCAACATTATTACCACAAGATCATATGATGATAGACTGCAGACTCTTCAGCATGTCCGTGAAGCTGGAATAAGCATCTGCTCAG GTGGAATCATTGGTCTTGGTGAAGCAGAGGAGGACCGGGTGGGGTTGTTGCATACACTAGCCACCTTGCCTACACACCCAGAGAGTGTCCCTATTAATGCATTGGTTGCTGTAAAAGGCACACCTCTTGAGAACCAGAAG CCTTTAGAGATCTGGGAAATGATCCGCATGATCGCCACTGCTCGGATCGTGATGCCAAAGGCAATGGTGAGGCTTTCAGCAGGTCGAGTACGGTTCTCCATGCCAGAACAAGCGCTCTGCTTCCTTGCCGGGGCCAACTCCATCTTTGCTGGCGAGAAACTTCTCACAACCGCAAACAACGACTTCGACGCGGACCAGGCGATGTTCAAGATCCTTGGTCTGATCCCCAAGGCTCCAAGCTTTGGCGAGGAAGAGGTGGCGGCTCATGCTGACACCGAGAGGTCTGAGCAAGCTGCTTCGATGTAG